In one window of Lewinella sp. 4G2 DNA:
- a CDS encoding anthranilate synthase component I family protein has product MTDTASPTTKTKITVRTTRMTADHLTPVLLYLALRDDFTDPVLLESNESRDNEHYYSVIGLETLASFRVADGVIRTEVVGQPLETKLAAKGVNTVSDTLQAFLGSFELRGDDADPLIQQFNGLVGHTNFEGVQYFDTLKFNNPKVLRAPDIRYHLYRYVLVFHHYRDELMIIENLPAGAASEVEKVKAAIKRGGGVHPFRRLGEESSNLSDQDFKNMVAKGKYHCRRGDVFQLVLSRQFMQHFRGDEFQVYRALRSINPSPYLFYFDYGDYRIMGSSPESQMVIAKGRATVNPIAGTYRRTGNPAEDKRATEKLLADPKENAEHVMLVDLARNDLSRHTKKVRVESLREVHYYSHVIHLVSTVVGDLESTNETVRIFGDTFPAGTLSGAPKYRAMELINQYENQQRGFYGGAIGLITFDGGMNQAILIRSFFSQDNTLYYQAGAGIVAASNEESECQEVYNKLGALTKALDKAEDLPLI; this is encoded by the coding sequence TTGACTGACACAGCTTCCCCGACTACCAAAACAAAGATCACCGTCCGGACCACCCGGATGACGGCGGACCACCTGACCCCGGTGCTGCTCTACCTGGCCCTCCGGGATGATTTTACGGACCCCGTTTTGCTGGAATCCAACGAGAGTCGGGACAACGAACATTACTACTCAGTCATCGGGCTGGAAACACTGGCTTCCTTCCGGGTAGCGGACGGCGTGATCCGAACCGAGGTTGTTGGCCAGCCACTAGAGACTAAACTGGCAGCTAAGGGTGTCAATACGGTATCCGATACCTTGCAGGCATTTCTGGGCAGTTTTGAGCTGCGGGGAGACGATGCGGATCCGCTCATTCAGCAGTTCAACGGCCTGGTGGGGCACACCAATTTTGAAGGGGTCCAGTACTTCGATACCCTCAAGTTTAATAACCCTAAGGTGCTGCGTGCGCCAGACATCCGCTACCATCTCTACCGGTACGTATTGGTCTTCCACCACTACCGGGATGAGTTGATGATCATCGAAAACCTGCCCGCTGGTGCTGCCAGCGAGGTCGAAAAGGTCAAGGCCGCCATCAAACGGGGTGGGGGAGTGCATCCCTTTCGCCGGCTTGGCGAAGAGTCATCTAACCTGTCCGATCAGGACTTTAAAAACATGGTGGCGAAAGGGAAATACCACTGCCGCCGTGGGGACGTTTTTCAATTGGTCCTCAGCCGCCAGTTCATGCAGCATTTTCGGGGGGATGAATTCCAGGTCTACCGTGCCCTCCGCAGTATTAATCCCAGCCCATACCTCTTCTACTTCGACTACGGAGATTACCGGATCATGGGGTCGAGCCCCGAGAGCCAAATGGTAATTGCAAAGGGGCGGGCAACGGTCAATCCCATCGCGGGTACCTACCGCAGGACTGGTAACCCCGCCGAAGACAAACGCGCAACCGAAAAACTACTGGCGGACCCCAAAGAAAATGCCGAGCACGTCATGCTGGTGGACCTGGCTCGTAACGACTTGAGCCGCCATACCAAAAAGGTACGCGTTGAAAGTTTACGGGAGGTGCACTATTACAGCCACGTCATTCACCTCGTCTCTACGGTTGTTGGGGACTTGGAATCAACCAATGAGACAGTCCGGATTTTTGGCGACACTTTTCCCGCCGGAACGCTTTCCGGCGCGCCAAAATATCGGGCGATGGAACTGATCAATCAGTACGAGAACCAGCAACGTGGCTTCTACGGTGGCGCAATTGGTTTGATCACTTTTGACGGTGGGATGAACCAGGCGATCCTGATCCGCTCCTTCTTTAGCCAGGATAATACGCTGTACTACCAGGCGGGGGCGGGAATAGTAGCTGCCTCCAACGAGGAGAGTGAATGTCAGGAGGTCTACAACAAGTTGGGAGCCCTCACGAAGGCGTTAGATAAGGCGGAAGATTTACCATTGATCTAA
- a CDS encoding aminodeoxychorismate/anthranilate synthase component II, whose translation MKILVLDNYDSFVYNLVQYIEEEVGESIDVFRNDEIDLDEIAKYDLIVLSPGPGIPEEAGIMPNLIKNYAAEKVIFGVCLGHQAIGEAFGGELVNLDQVYHGIETTMERSTDDDVIFAEIPKAFNAGRYHSWVIDPQTMPAELVQTATGEFGGVMALQHREYPIFGVQFHPESIMTEHGRVMIKNLINFTKSRMASLIKA comes from the coding sequence TTGAAAATACTTGTTCTTGATAATTACGACTCGTTTGTCTACAACCTCGTCCAGTACATCGAGGAAGAGGTAGGGGAGTCCATCGATGTCTTTAGAAACGATGAGATTGATCTTGATGAAATAGCGAAGTATGATCTCATCGTACTTTCTCCAGGGCCTGGAATTCCGGAGGAAGCCGGCATCATGCCCAACCTGATCAAAAACTACGCTGCTGAAAAAGTCATCTTTGGTGTTTGCCTCGGCCATCAGGCGATTGGAGAAGCCTTTGGCGGTGAGCTCGTGAATTTGGACCAGGTGTACCACGGTATTGAAACCACCATGGAACGCTCGACTGATGACGACGTGATCTTTGCGGAAATTCCAAAAGCCTTCAACGCCGGCCGTTACCACAGCTGGGTGATTGATCCGCAAACGATGCCCGCCGAATTGGTGCAAACTGCCACCGGCGAATTTGGCGGCGTGATGGCCCTCCAGCACCGTGAGTATCCAATATTCGGCGTGCAGTTTCACCCCGAGAGCATTATGACGGAACACGGACGGGTGATGATCAAAAATCTCATCAACTTTACCAAAAGCAGAATGGCTTCGCTCATCAAAGCTTAG
- the trpB gene encoding tryptophan synthase subunit beta, which translates to MTKRPHIDVDERGYYGRFGGAYIPEMLHPNIEELRKTYREMTADPAFKQEFDDLLKDYVGRPSPLYFAKRMSEHFGTQIYLKREDLNHTGAHKINNTIGQILVAQRLGKKRIIAETGAGQHGVATATVCALVGLQCIVYMGEVDIARQAPNVARMRMLGAEVRPAMSGSRTLKDATNEAIRDWINNPEDTHYIIGSVVGPHPYPDMVARFQSVISEEMKWQLQEKLGRDYPDAVVACVGGGSNAAGAFYHYLNDDRVRLVSVEAAGLGVHSGESAATSVLGTEGIIHGSRTLLMQTDDGQIVEPYSISAGLDYPGIGPLHAFLIDSKRAEAIAVTDEDALAAALFCSRTEGIIPALETAHAFAALDQMEYGPDDVIVVCLSGRGDKDLAAFSTYLDQSDAQ; encoded by the coding sequence ATGACAAAGAGACCCCACATCGACGTTGACGAGCGCGGCTACTACGGTCGGTTCGGTGGCGCCTACATCCCAGAGATGTTGCACCCCAACATTGAAGAGCTGCGTAAAACCTACCGCGAAATGACGGCGGACCCCGCCTTCAAGCAGGAATTTGACGACTTGCTCAAGGACTACGTCGGGCGGCCAAGTCCACTCTATTTTGCCAAGCGTATGAGTGAGCACTTTGGCACACAGATCTACCTGAAAAGGGAAGACCTTAACCACACCGGCGCCCACAAGATCAACAATACCATCGGGCAAATTCTTGTTGCCCAGCGCCTCGGTAAGAAGCGCATCATCGCCGAAACCGGTGCGGGGCAACACGGCGTTGCCACGGCTACGGTATGTGCCCTCGTCGGTCTCCAGTGCATCGTATACATGGGAGAGGTCGACATCGCCCGCCAGGCACCTAACGTTGCCCGCATGCGGATGCTCGGTGCGGAAGTTCGCCCTGCCATGAGTGGTTCCCGGACCCTCAAGGATGCCACAAATGAGGCCATTCGCGACTGGATCAACAACCCGGAGGATACCCACTACATCATCGGCTCCGTGGTTGGTCCGCATCCGTATCCGGATATGGTAGCGCGTTTCCAATCCGTCATCTCCGAAGAGATGAAATGGCAGCTTCAAGAAAAGCTGGGCCGCGATTATCCGGATGCCGTTGTCGCCTGCGTTGGGGGCGGGAGCAACGCCGCCGGCGCATTCTACCACTACCTCAACGACGACCGGGTGCGCCTCGTCTCCGTGGAAGCGGCTGGCCTTGGTGTTCACTCCGGTGAAAGCGCGGCTACCTCCGTCCTCGGCACGGAAGGGATCATTCACGGATCACGCACCCTGCTCATGCAGACGGACGATGGCCAAATCGTGGAACCCTACAGCATCTCCGCAGGCCTGGATTATCCCGGCATCGGGCCGCTCCACGCGTTCCTGATTGACAGCAAACGGGCGGAAGCCATTGCGGTTACCGACGAAGATGCGCTCGCCGCCGCTCTGTTCTGTTCCCGTACCGAAGGCATCATCCCCGCCCTTGAAACGGCCCACGCTTTCGCTGCTCTGGATCAGATGGAGTATGGCCCGGACGACGTCATCGTGGTTTGCCTCAGTGGTCGCGGGGATAAGGACCTCGCCGCCTTTTCTACTTACCTCGATCAAAGCGATGCCCAATGA
- the trpA gene encoding tryptophan synthase subunit alpha, with product MNRLTKLFQEKSSNLLNVYFTAGYPKLNDTVEIITSLADAGADLIEVGVPYSDPMADGETIQKSSMQALNNGLTLDILFQQLKEARAKTQVPMVLMGYFNQVMQYGMERFAKAAKEAGADGLILPDLPVFEYEQEFRPIAEKYDLQVTFLITPQTTEERIQQIGALSTGFIYVVSSSSITGKAGEITEEQKAYFARIAALDLPQPKLIGFGISDAKSFRTACEYANGAIIGSAFIRALAGQEDVATATERFVHGILEPVA from the coding sequence ATGAATCGACTCACAAAACTCTTTCAGGAGAAATCCAGCAACCTGCTAAACGTCTACTTCACGGCTGGCTACCCAAAATTGAATGATACCGTCGAGATCATCACCAGTTTGGCTGATGCGGGGGCAGATCTCATCGAAGTCGGGGTCCCGTACTCCGACCCGATGGCCGACGGCGAGACTATTCAGAAGAGTAGCATGCAAGCGCTGAATAACGGCCTTACGCTGGACATACTTTTCCAGCAACTCAAAGAAGCCCGCGCCAAAACGCAGGTCCCAATGGTCTTGATGGGCTACTTCAACCAAGTGATGCAATACGGAATGGAGCGCTTCGCCAAAGCCGCCAAGGAAGCTGGTGCGGATGGACTGATTTTACCCGATCTACCCGTATTCGAGTACGAACAAGAATTCCGGCCCATCGCGGAGAAGTATGATCTCCAGGTGACCTTTCTCATCACGCCTCAGACTACGGAGGAGCGTATTCAGCAAATCGGTGCGCTTTCCACGGGCTTCATCTACGTGGTATCGAGCAGCAGCATCACCGGTAAGGCAGGAGAGATTACGGAGGAGCAGAAAGCCTATTTCGCGCGTATTGCCGCGCTCGATCTACCTCAACCGAAACTCATCGGCTTTGGAATTAGTGACGCCAAATCATTCCGGACCGCCTGTGAATACGCGAACGGTGCCATCATCGGAAGTGCCTTCATTCGTGCGCTTGCGGGGCAGGAAGACGTCGCCACAGCAACGGAACGCTTCGTCCACGGCATTCTGGAACCCGTTGCTTAG
- the miaA gene encoding tRNA (adenosine(37)-N6)-dimethylallyltransferase MiaA, which produces MDQRTKLIVVGGPTASGKTRLAIELAQHYGTEIISGDSRQFYREMSIGNARPNASELAAAPHHFIADRSVTEPLAAGRFAAEALELYQQKFTTVSHLILVGGSGLFLRAFAEGLDEFPAVTNAARSQVQSWWDGGGLEELLTHLNTLDPNYAKVVDRQNQRRVQRALEVSVTAGLPYSSFLGKRPQRPFQPIYLTTDLLRPELYDRINRRVDLMLEAGLQEEVKSLSKYRQLASLQTVGYREWWPYFAGEYDLERTVELIKQNSRRYAKRQVTWFKKDNLYAPVQNLAEAVRIIDKT; this is translated from the coding sequence GTGGACCAACGCACCAAGCTAATCGTCGTTGGTGGGCCCACCGCTAGTGGGAAGACCAGGCTCGCCATCGAACTCGCTCAGCATTACGGGACGGAGATCATCAGCGGTGATAGTCGGCAGTTCTACCGGGAGATGTCCATCGGTAACGCGCGGCCGAATGCATCAGAATTAGCGGCTGCGCCCCATCATTTTATCGCGGACCGAAGCGTCACGGAGCCACTCGCTGCCGGCCGGTTCGCCGCCGAAGCGCTCGAACTGTACCAACAAAAGTTTACTACCGTCAGTCACCTCATCCTCGTGGGGGGCAGTGGTTTATTTCTCCGCGCGTTTGCCGAAGGCCTGGACGAATTTCCTGCAGTGACCAATGCGGCGCGGTCGCAGGTGCAAAGCTGGTGGGATGGGGGAGGCCTCGAAGAATTGTTGACCCACCTGAATACGCTGGATCCGAACTACGCGAAGGTAGTTGACCGCCAAAATCAGCGACGGGTACAAAGGGCGCTCGAAGTAAGTGTGACGGCGGGTCTACCTTACTCCTCCTTCCTGGGGAAGCGCCCACAGCGGCCCTTCCAACCCATCTACCTGACGACAGATCTTCTCCGACCGGAGCTGTACGACCGGATCAACCGCCGCGTAGATCTGATGCTGGAGGCTGGACTACAGGAGGAGGTTAAGTCCCTCAGTAAATACCGCCAACTAGCTTCCCTGCAAACCGTCGGCTACCGGGAGTGGTGGCCCTACTTTGCTGGGGAGTATGATCTAGAGCGAACGGTTGAACTCATCAAACAGAACAGCCGCCGCTACGCTAAGCGACAGGTGACCTGGTTCAAGAAAGATAACCTCTACGCACCTGTGCAAAATCTGGCGGAGGCCGTTCGTATTATTGACAAAACTTAA
- a CDS encoding NAD(P)-dependent oxidoreductase, whose product MPYPTIAVIREGKVPPDSRVPLTPEQVAELKSRGIDIVVQPSEGRVFKDSEYADLGVPIVEDINDRELLLGVKEVPIDQLIPGKTYCFFAHVAKEQPYNQKLMRALLDKGIRMIDYEYLTDDRGRRLIAFGYWAGMVGAHNAIWTYGNRTGAFFLPRLKDLFDYEAAKEAYAKLELPPIRVVLTGTGRVGKGAAQVLTDIGFEKVTPEDYLDGKGKSVFTQLKVKDYAALPNGEDFTKQEFYADGEAFISKFAPFAAMSDVFVNGIFWDGKAPAFFTKEEMKGDDFRIKVIGDVTCDIAPAASVPSTLYASTIAEPVFGYDPQTGKATDAYRDDCIDVMSIDNLPSELPRDASAAFGATFIKKILPEFEKDQSDILDRASITVGGELGPKYGYLESYSKGGE is encoded by the coding sequence ATGCCCTACCCTACCATCGCCGTAATCCGAGAAGGAAAAGTCCCACCAGATAGCCGGGTGCCGTTAACTCCCGAACAGGTAGCGGAACTAAAAAGTCGGGGTATCGACATCGTAGTGCAACCCAGCGAAGGGCGCGTCTTCAAAGACAGTGAATACGCGGATTTGGGCGTCCCCATCGTTGAGGACATCAATGACCGGGAGTTGCTACTAGGCGTAAAGGAAGTACCGATCGATCAACTCATTCCGGGGAAGACCTACTGCTTTTTCGCCCACGTCGCTAAAGAGCAACCGTATAACCAGAAGCTGATGCGGGCCCTCTTGGATAAAGGCATCCGGATGATCGATTACGAATACCTTACTGATGACCGAGGGCGGCGCCTGATCGCCTTTGGCTACTGGGCTGGCATGGTGGGCGCCCACAACGCTATTTGGACCTACGGCAACCGGACCGGAGCCTTCTTCCTCCCCCGCCTCAAAGACCTGTTTGATTACGAAGCCGCTAAGGAAGCCTACGCTAAACTGGAATTACCGCCTATACGGGTCGTACTCACCGGTACCGGAAGAGTTGGAAAAGGTGCGGCTCAGGTACTCACCGACATAGGATTCGAAAAGGTGACTCCCGAGGACTATCTGGACGGAAAAGGCAAATCTGTGTTTACTCAGCTGAAAGTAAAAGACTACGCAGCTTTACCCAACGGCGAAGACTTCACCAAGCAGGAGTTCTACGCTGACGGGGAAGCATTCATCAGTAAATTTGCCCCCTTTGCCGCCATGTCGGATGTATTCGTGAACGGCATTTTCTGGGATGGTAAGGCTCCGGCCTTCTTCACCAAAGAGGAAATGAAAGGTGATGATTTCCGTATCAAAGTGATCGGTGACGTCACCTGTGACATTGCGCCGGCAGCATCGGTTCCCTCAACGTTGTATGCTTCCACGATTGCGGAGCCGGTTTTCGGTTATGATCCCCAAACCGGTAAGGCTACGGATGCCTACCGGGATGATTGCATCGACGTCATGTCCATCGATAACCTGCCCAGCGAATTGCCGCGCGATGCCAGTGCAGCCTTCGGGGCTACCTTCATCAAGAAGATCCTGCCTGAGTTTGAAAAGGACCAATCCGACATTCTGGATCGCGCCAGCATCACCGTCGGTGGAGAGCTAGGACCGAAGTACGGGTACCTCGAAAGCTACAGCAAGGGAGGCGAATAG
- a CDS encoding phosphatase PAP2 family protein, protein MIAPKPQVRTERWPSQFAKQNWPFLVVALLLVLGNSYLLFTSNQGDALIAINQLRRPAYDVFFKVGTHFAEPVAYVAVVLIVSAFSYRKAIFSVVSGAVAGILAGLAKLYFGQARPMRWFFDNYEEVWHGLNHFEEEWRSWDAFSSFPSGHTASAFALYGFLAFNARRGKLSVSLVCLAIAVMVGFSRMYLLYHFLRDVTAGAVLGLLVAISVYYLQDRLSSRYTLLDIGWADRFRKLPPVQGQVPVP, encoded by the coding sequence ATGATCGCCCCCAAACCCCAAGTCCGGACGGAACGCTGGCCCAGTCAGTTTGCTAAGCAAAACTGGCCTTTTCTGGTGGTGGCGCTTCTGCTGGTGCTGGGTAACTCTTACTTGTTGTTCACTTCCAACCAGGGGGATGCCCTAATTGCCATCAATCAGCTACGCCGCCCTGCTTACGATGTCTTTTTTAAGGTTGGGACTCACTTCGCCGAGCCTGTCGCTTACGTTGCCGTCGTTCTGATTGTAAGTGCCTTCAGCTACCGGAAGGCGATCTTTTCCGTGGTGAGTGGCGCGGTCGCCGGCATCCTGGCGGGCTTAGCGAAACTATACTTCGGCCAGGCCCGCCCCATGCGTTGGTTCTTCGATAATTACGAGGAGGTCTGGCACGGCCTGAACCACTTCGAAGAAGAATGGCGCAGTTGGGACGCCTTCAGCAGCTTCCCCAGCGGGCATACCGCCTCCGCTTTTGCGCTGTATGGATTTCTCGCCTTCAACGCCCGCCGCGGCAAATTGAGCGTGTCTTTGGTCTGTCTAGCCATCGCGGTCATGGTAGGCTTCAGCCGAATGTACCTGCTCTATCATTTCTTGCGAGACGTGACCGCTGGAGCCGTCCTGGGCCTGCTCGTAGCCATCTCCGTCTATTACCTTCAAGACCGCCTCTCAAGCAGGTACACACTGCTTGACATTGGTTGGGCGGATAGGTTTCGAAAGCTCCCGCCGGTGCAAGGGCAGGTGCCCGTCCCGTAA
- a CDS encoding LptF/LptG family permease — MTRQFIGPFLVTFAIAMFVLIMQALWQYLERIAGKGLSFFTVMELLSYKCVGLVPLALPLGLLISSVMVLGGMAEHYELSSIKSAGTSLLRIMAPLIVFGVLAAGASFAVSDYVIPAANLQFGARMYDINQKKPTLNMEAGLFNTDFSQFAIRLGERNTNGRDIADVLIYDHTKAATGELAQITAETGEMFTTDDGQEMIMRLDSGVQYSERRPTGKARKSLPYVRTYFDEYRKVFDLSEFALNETDPSLFATNRSMLATWQLQAGVDSIDTDIKVRKQTISNHTVSYLPQLRRDTVVYREKDAPKFVDKTLEGTAPESVKSSKARADSIANAALNAQAQRTVTEELADQENMEVVTQTEVEKDSARLAKARLNVLVVASKDWPGIERLVDSVKWESRSRIYNRSRSAMRSVVSQASSVQRILPSIYETRVKYIYDMHMKYSMALVCIIFIFIGAPMGAIVRKGGFGYPILVSIIFFVIFIILTIFCRKLAESFVVDAALAGWLPCIILFPVSLYITSRAMKDAKLVDTDAALAPIKNFFKRIFGKKDEGAAAGAEEVSK, encoded by the coding sequence ATGACGCGGCAATTCATTGGTCCCTTCCTGGTGACCTTTGCCATTGCCATGTTCGTCCTCATCATGCAGGCGCTCTGGCAGTACCTGGAGCGGATCGCCGGTAAGGGGCTGAGTTTCTTTACAGTAATGGAGTTGCTATCCTATAAGTGCGTCGGGCTCGTCCCGTTGGCGCTGCCATTAGGTTTACTGATCTCTTCCGTGATGGTGCTGGGTGGGATGGCCGAGCACTATGAGTTGTCCAGCATCAAGAGTGCGGGCACCAGCTTGCTGCGGATCATGGCACCGCTGATCGTTTTCGGCGTCCTCGCCGCCGGGGCCAGCTTTGCGGTATCGGATTACGTCATCCCCGCCGCCAATTTGCAATTTGGGGCCCGGATGTACGACATCAACCAGAAGAAGCCCACGCTCAATATGGAGGCCGGCTTGTTCAATACCGACTTCAGCCAATTCGCCATCCGCCTCGGTGAGCGCAACACGAATGGCCGCGATATTGCCGATGTCCTCATCTACGACCACACCAAAGCAGCAACCGGTGAACTCGCTCAGATCACCGCGGAGACCGGAGAAATGTTTACCACCGACGACGGCCAGGAGATGATCATGCGGCTCGATTCCGGTGTGCAGTATTCCGAACGGCGGCCGACCGGCAAGGCCCGGAAATCCCTTCCCTACGTCCGTACCTACTTCGATGAATACCGCAAAGTGTTCGACCTCAGTGAGTTCGCCCTCAATGAAACGGACCCATCATTGTTTGCGACCAACCGGTCCATGCTGGCGACCTGGCAGCTGCAGGCAGGGGTTGACTCTATCGATACAGACATCAAAGTGCGTAAGCAGACCATCAGCAACCATACCGTCAGCTATCTACCGCAACTCCGGCGGGATACGGTGGTCTACCGAGAAAAGGATGCGCCGAAGTTCGTCGATAAAACCTTGGAGGGGACGGCACCAGAATCCGTGAAGAGCAGCAAAGCGCGGGCTGATTCCATCGCCAACGCTGCCCTTAATGCCCAAGCGCAGCGGACGGTAACGGAGGAACTGGCCGACCAGGAGAACATGGAAGTCGTCACCCAAACGGAGGTCGAGAAGGATTCGGCTCGATTGGCCAAAGCCCGCCTCAACGTACTGGTGGTAGCCTCCAAAGATTGGCCCGGCATTGAGCGCCTGGTGGATTCGGTGAAGTGGGAATCGCGTTCGCGCATCTACAATCGTAGCCGCTCCGCCATGCGGTCCGTTGTCAGTCAGGCCAGTTCGGTCCAGCGGATTTTGCCCAGCATCTACGAAACGCGGGTCAAGTACATCTACGACATGCACATGAAGTACAGCATGGCCCTGGTCTGCATCATCTTCATTTTCATTGGCGCACCCATGGGTGCCATTGTTCGAAAAGGAGGGTTCGGTTATCCGATTCTCGTCAGCATCATCTTCTTCGTCATTTTCATCATCCTCACGATCTTTTGTCGCAAACTCGCGGAAAGCTTCGTGGTAGATGCCGCTTTGGCCGGGTGGCTCCCCTGCATCATCCTCTTTCCGGTCAGCCTCTACATCACCTCCCGCGCCATGAAGGACGCCAAGTTGGTGGACACAGATGCTGCCTTGGCACCCATCAAAAACTTCTTCAAGCGGATTTTCGGTAAGAAAGATGAGGGCGCTGCCGCAGGTGCCGAGGAAGTGAGCAAGTAA
- a CDS encoding S9 family peptidase, whose translation MNAPQAKKQPKTLSAHGHDRIDNYYWLNQREDSEVIDYLNAENAWFEERTKGYKSFEEDLFEEIKSRIKKDDESVPYTSRGYEYQVKYNTEDQYPIYTRRKVDEKDVSVLLDVNELAEPHDFYNVGGMSISDDNRYLAYGEDTISRRIYTIRIKDLETGHYLPDVIPNTTGGGVWSADGKYLFYSIKDEALRPYKIMRHEIGQAPQDDVVIFEEKDETFRAFVYRGKSRKYIIIGSAQTVSNEYQLIPADKPLAEPRMFQARERNLEYGIAHIEDRFYVLTNLNAKNFQLMVVGEDHTEKENWQTVIPTRDDTLLEGVELFRNYLVLTERTNGLTQLRVVPLAEDKSVQLDDSYYLAFNDEAYMAYTGKNPDFDSTTLRYGYQSMTTPASTYDYDLETREQVLLKQQPVLGTFSPDNYVGERRFSESRDGTQVPLSIVYKKGTELNGEAPLLLYAYGSYGHSMDPYFSSTRLSLLDRGFIFVIAHIRGGEEMGRHWYEDGKLLKKKNTFNDFIDAGEWLIANNYTRRENLFAMGGSAGGLLMGAIINQRPDLWAGVVAQVPFVDVVTTMLDDSIPLTTGEYDEWGNPNEKEYYEYMLSYSPYDQVKAQDYPNLLITTGLHDSQVQYWEPAKWIAKIRELRTNDNELVMNTNMEAGHGGASGRFDAIKEVARDYAWVLNQAGLAG comes from the coding sequence ATGAACGCTCCCCAAGCCAAAAAACAACCCAAAACCCTCTCCGCCCACGGCCACGACCGAATTGACAACTACTACTGGCTCAACCAACGCGAAGACAGCGAAGTGATCGACTACCTCAATGCCGAGAACGCCTGGTTTGAAGAGCGGACGAAAGGCTACAAGTCCTTCGAAGAAGACCTGTTCGAAGAGATCAAGAGTCGCATCAAAAAGGACGACGAATCCGTCCCCTACACTTCGCGCGGTTACGAATACCAAGTCAAATATAACACTGAGGATCAGTATCCTATCTACACCCGGCGGAAAGTTGACGAGAAGGACGTAAGTGTATTGTTGGACGTCAACGAACTCGCAGAACCACACGACTTCTACAACGTCGGCGGGATGTCCATCAGCGACGATAACCGCTACCTGGCTTACGGTGAGGACACAATTAGCCGGCGGATCTACACCATTCGGATTAAGGATTTGGAAACCGGTCACTACCTGCCCGACGTCATCCCCAACACGACCGGCGGCGGTGTTTGGAGTGCGGATGGCAAGTACCTTTTCTACTCCATCAAGGACGAAGCCCTGCGCCCCTACAAGATCATGCGCCACGAAATTGGCCAGGCGCCGCAGGACGACGTGGTGATCTTCGAAGAAAAAGATGAGACCTTTCGCGCCTTCGTCTACCGGGGCAAAAGCCGCAAGTACATCATTATCGGTAGCGCGCAGACGGTGAGTAACGAGTACCAACTCATTCCGGCGGATAAGCCACTAGCGGAGCCGAGGATGTTTCAAGCCCGGGAACGCAACCTGGAGTACGGCATCGCCCACATCGAAGACCGCTTCTACGTGCTGACCAATCTCAACGCTAAAAACTTTCAACTGATGGTCGTCGGTGAAGACCATACGGAAAAAGAGAACTGGCAAACCGTCATCCCCACCCGCGATGATACCTTACTGGAGGGCGTAGAATTGTTCCGCAACTACCTCGTCCTGACCGAACGTACGAATGGGCTGACCCAACTGCGCGTCGTCCCCTTAGCGGAGGACAAATCCGTCCAGCTGGATGACAGCTACTACCTCGCCTTTAACGACGAGGCCTACATGGCCTACACCGGAAAGAACCCGGATTTTGACTCTACTACCCTGCGCTACGGCTACCAATCGATGACTACGCCGGCCTCGACGTATGATTACGACCTGGAGACGCGCGAGCAAGTCTTACTTAAGCAGCAACCGGTTCTGGGCACCTTCAGCCCGGACAATTACGTAGGCGAACGCCGCTTCTCCGAAAGTCGGGACGGAACCCAGGTGCCGCTAAGCATCGTCTACAAAAAGGGCACCGAACTAAACGGGGAAGCCCCCCTCCTACTCTACGCCTACGGTAGCTACGGCCACAGTATGGACCCCTACTTCTCCTCCACCCGACTTTCGCTGCTGGACCGCGGCTTCATCTTCGTGATCGCCCACATCCGCGGCGGCGAAGAAATGGGCCGCCACTGGTACGAAGACGGCAAGCTCCTCAAGAAAAAGAACACCTTCAATGACTTCATCGACGCCGGGGAATGGCTGATTGCCAACAACTACACCCGCAGGGAAAATCTCTTCGCCATGGGTGGCAGCGCCGGTGGTTTGCTGATGGGCGCCATCATCAACCAGCGCCCCGATCTCTGGGCCGGCGTAGTCGCCCAGGTCCCCTTCGTGGACGTGGTGACGACCATGCTCGATGACAGCATCCCCCTTACCACGGGGGAATACGATGAGTGGGGTAACCCCAATGAAAAGGAGTATTACGAATACATGCTCAGTTACAGCCCCTACGACCAGGTCAAAGCTCAGGACTACCCCAACCTACTGATCACGACTGGTCTGCACGACAGCCAGGTCCAATACTGGGAGCCCGCTAAGTGGATCGCCAAGATCCGCGAACTTCGCACCAACGATAACGAACTCGTGATGAACACCAACATGGAAGCGGGCCACGGCGGCGCCTCAGGCCGTTTCGACGCCATCAAAGAAGTGGCGCGGGACTACGCTTGGGTGCTAAATCAAGCTGGTTTAGCGGGCTAA